The following proteins are encoded in a genomic region of Desulfosporosinus youngiae DSM 17734:
- a CDS encoding ABC transporter ATP-binding protein, which produces MVIETENLTKYYGTKTGCRDITISVGEGEIFGFLGPNGAGKSTFIKMLVGLLFPTSGGAFVLGKPLGDVEVRKKIGYLPENFKYQDWMTGQDLLSFHASLYKLDKKNAAAKIEEVLDIVKLKGHETYRIGTYSKGMQQRIGLACALLPDPELLFLDEPTSALDPVGRKEVREIMTGLRSRGKTVLLNSHLLSEVEAVCDSAAIIKKGSVIKYGKMDELLESKLVLEIQAEDVNNDVLNKLRDFDSGLTCSNNRIYLEIKDRTVIHHIASIIVNGGGKLFELSPKKVSLENVFINLVEGGDQK; this is translated from the coding sequence ATGGTCATAGAGACAGAAAACCTGACCAAGTATTATGGAACTAAAACCGGCTGCCGGGATATAACAATATCCGTAGGCGAAGGTGAGATTTTCGGATTCCTCGGTCCTAATGGGGCCGGTAAAAGTACCTTTATTAAAATGCTGGTAGGGCTCTTGTTCCCTACCAGCGGCGGGGCATTCGTACTTGGCAAGCCACTGGGCGATGTCGAGGTAAGAAAGAAAATAGGATACCTGCCGGAAAACTTCAAATACCAGGATTGGATGACAGGACAAGACCTCCTGTCGTTTCATGCTTCCTTGTACAAATTGGACAAAAAGAATGCTGCCGCAAAGATAGAAGAGGTGCTTGACATCGTCAAGCTTAAAGGCCATGAGACCTATCGCATAGGCACCTACAGCAAGGGCATGCAGCAGCGTATAGGTTTAGCCTGTGCCCTTCTTCCCGACCCCGAGCTGCTTTTTTTAGATGAACCCACTTCCGCCCTTGATCCTGTAGGCAGGAAAGAAGTGAGAGAGATTATGACCGGACTAAGGTCAAGGGGTAAAACAGTCTTACTTAACAGCCACCTGCTCAGTGAGGTGGAGGCTGTATGTGACAGTGCGGCAATCATCAAAAAAGGGTCGGTAATTAAGTACGGAAAAATGGATGAGCTGCTGGAAAGCAAGTTAGTGCTTGAAATCCAGGCCGAAGACGTAAACAATGATGTCTTAAATAAACTTAGAGACTTTGACAGCGGCCTTACCTGCTCAAACAACAGGATCTATTTGGAGATTAAGGACAGGACTGTCATACACCATATCGCTTCAATCATTGTCAACGGGGGCGGAAAGCTATTTGAGCTTTCGCCCAAGAAGGTTTCACTTGAAAACGTGTTTATAAATCTGGTCGAAGGCGGTGATCAGAAGTGA
- a CDS encoding ABC transporter permease: MIAIAAATFKEALRKKLFILVAILTLIYLIIFGAITYSVVNEFSTQGGPNTVNAIEVASTIVSFHGFYFSSMLVAFLTIMVSVGSISSEIESGVIHSIITRPLKRSSYVLGKYLGLGVLSVSYAMFLFAAIIIICALFQLPVVRTLEPLNVLKGLLFFTLEPLAILSLAIFGSAAFKTLSNGIVVVSIYMLGLIGGVVEQFGSMLENQSLISWGIISSLISPFDLIYRQMLSSTLSNIGVTNPFQAASEMTSTAPSIWMLIYTFAYIPGLVILAIRKFRLKDIS; encoded by the coding sequence GTGATTGCCATAGCAGCAGCAACCTTCAAGGAAGCTTTAAGAAAAAAATTGTTCATACTCGTTGCGATCCTCACTCTGATATATCTCATTATTTTTGGAGCAATCACCTATTCTGTCGTCAATGAATTCAGCACCCAGGGGGGACCGAACACTGTAAACGCCATTGAAGTAGCTTCAACCATTGTATCCTTTCATGGTTTTTACTTTTCAAGCATGCTGGTGGCCTTCCTCACCATTATGGTCTCTGTCGGTTCCATCTCTTCAGAAATTGAAAGCGGCGTGATCCATTCCATCATAACCCGCCCTCTTAAACGCTCCAGTTATGTACTTGGGAAATATCTTGGGCTGGGAGTTCTATCCGTATCCTACGCAATGTTTCTCTTCGCAGCCATAATTATAATCTGTGCACTATTCCAGCTGCCGGTAGTCAGAACACTCGAACCTCTCAATGTGCTGAAAGGACTTCTGTTCTTTACGCTGGAACCCTTAGCAATCCTATCCCTGGCTATTTTCGGGAGTGCTGCATTCAAAACACTGAGCAACGGAATAGTTGTTGTTTCAATATATATGCTGGGTCTTATCGGCGGAGTTGTGGAGCAATTCGGCTCAATGCTGGAAAATCAAAGTCTTATAAGCTGGGGAATTATTTCAAGCCTGATTTCCCCCTTTGATTTGATCTACAGGCAAATGCTTTCATCCACATTATCCAATATTGGGGTTACCAATCCTTTTCAGGCAGCAAGCGAAATGACAAGTACAGCGCCAAGTATCTGGATGCTGATCTATACATTTGCCTATATCCCCGGGTTGGTTATCCTGGCAATAAGAAAGTTCAGGTTGAAAGATATTTCCTGA
- a CDS encoding RNA polymerase sigma factor SigX — protein sequence MFSSFFKKEQERVPDDFNTSYEKYYPVIFRHCAYLTGDVKAAEDIAQETFIKLYNSPPAHDNTGAWLSKVATNLAYNYIRDQKTRRSKEPVIEGHMVSNVISIEEIAIKNSEVRLVRKLLNNLNHRDRLCLLLKFSGYKYNEIAEIAKIEKASVGKILARAQEKFKELYLKEGETL from the coding sequence CTGTTTAGTTCATTTTTCAAAAAGGAGCAGGAACGTGTTCCCGATGATTTCAATACCTCCTATGAGAAGTATTATCCGGTTATTTTCAGGCATTGTGCGTACCTTACCGGCGATGTTAAGGCAGCAGAGGATATAGCCCAGGAAACCTTTATCAAGCTTTATAATTCTCCTCCGGCCCATGACAATACAGGAGCCTGGCTGTCAAAAGTGGCCACCAACCTTGCTTATAATTATATCAGAGACCAGAAGACAAGGCGGAGTAAAGAGCCGGTAATTGAGGGACATATGGTAAGCAATGTGATATCAATCGAGGAAATAGCCATTAAGAACTCGGAGGTTAGGTTGGTAAGGAAACTATTGAACAACCTCAATCACCGCGACCGGCTTTGTCTTCTGCTTAAATTTTCAGGCTATAAGTACAACGAAATTGCAGAAATAGCCAAAATAGAGAAGGCCTCTGTCGGGAAGATCCTGGCAAGGGCTCAGGAAAAATTCAAGGAATTGTATTTAAAGGAGGGCGAAACCTTATGA
- a CDS encoding cupin domain-containing protein — protein MVNVVKNIEFSKALKLDELISYQPGQVVSKTLAQIPTANVTLFSLDKGEGISTHTTSGDAIVQVLDGEAEIMIGNDLIIVKAGETVIMPSGIPHGLEARKRFKMLLTVIKGQ, from the coding sequence TTGGTTAATGTAGTAAAAAACATTGAGTTTTCTAAAGCACTGAAGTTAGATGAGTTAATAAGTTACCAACCAGGGCAGGTGGTTAGCAAGACTCTGGCACAGATTCCCACAGCAAATGTAACATTGTTTTCACTTGATAAAGGCGAAGGCATCAGCACTCATACCACTTCAGGAGACGCAATTGTTCAAGTTTTAGATGGTGAGGCAGAAATTATGATTGGAAATGATCTTATAATTGTTAAAGCGGGGGAGACCGTTATTATGCCTTCCGGTATACCTCACGGACTAGAGGCCCGAAAGCGTTTTAAGATGCTCTTGACTGTTATAAAAGGACAATAG
- the corA gene encoding magnesium/cobalt transporter CorA translates to MIRTFGLEKDLESHICFDLDNLSKHDYIWYWIDFCNPTESEIAFLSSYFNFHTLAIEDCISSLNKPKLDYYEEYSFFILNALRKESIGPTEISLFVGQNYIVSISMEKLSEVDQAWERITKDRCNWDKGPTFVAYQILDQIVDEFFPAVNIIEDKLEALDQNSDRKSVHKLMEEVFQIRGDSLKLRRIIYSMRDLLYRILNSERLPDFKEHKLYFSDIYDHLLKLSDMVESSREMTSDMRDSYLSVNSNRMNKHMMVLTVITTIFIPLTFIAGIYGMNFDFMPELKWKYGYFLVLGMMALIAFSMFFWFKRKGWFEI, encoded by the coding sequence TTGATTCGAACGTTTGGATTAGAGAAGGACTTGGAGTCACATATATGCTTTGATCTGGATAATCTAAGCAAGCATGATTATATATGGTACTGGATTGATTTTTGCAATCCTACTGAATCTGAAATAGCGTTTCTATCCAGTTACTTTAATTTTCACACGTTAGCCATAGAGGATTGCATTTCTTCGCTAAACAAACCGAAATTAGATTACTATGAAGAGTATAGTTTTTTTATCCTCAATGCGTTAAGAAAAGAATCTATAGGCCCGACTGAAATATCGTTATTTGTTGGACAAAACTATATTGTGTCCATCAGTATGGAAAAATTGAGTGAAGTGGATCAGGCATGGGAACGAATTACAAAAGACCGGTGTAATTGGGATAAGGGGCCGACGTTTGTGGCTTATCAAATTTTAGATCAAATAGTGGACGAGTTCTTTCCTGCTGTAAATATAATAGAGGATAAACTGGAAGCGTTAGATCAAAATTCGGACAGGAAATCTGTCCATAAGTTAATGGAAGAAGTATTTCAAATTAGAGGGGATTCGCTGAAACTAAGAAGAATTATTTATTCCATGAGAGACTTATTGTATAGAATCCTAAATTCTGAACGACTCCCGGACTTTAAAGAGCATAAGCTGTACTTTTCAGACATTTATGACCATTTACTAAAACTTTCGGATATGGTTGAGTCCAGTAGAGAAATGACGTCTGATATGCGTGACAGTTATCTATCGGTAAATTCAAACCGGATGAATAAACATATGATGGTATTGACGGTCATAACTACAATTTTCATTCCCTTAACATTTATAGCTGGAATTTATGGAATGAATTTTGATTTTATGCCGGAACTGAAATGGAAATATGGATATTTCCTAGTTCTCGGAATGATGGCATTAATTGCTTTTTCCATGTTCTTCTGGTTTAAACGTAAGGGATGGTTCGAAATATAA
- a CDS encoding DUF4367 domain-containing protein: MKCPGNGLLQAYIDGELEIGIRKKIETHLADCDQCQSLLAVLKENDDFVFTKLKNYRQHFEECKVPGSALPGLNHQTINTDNKGVLNPMIKYRKFVAAACAVALVTVCVTVQPVKSAIASALSIFRVQNVKGITLSLKDLQQIENKLSSGQGEISLDKMGSIKRQGGQKRTSSPEEVKNLPDIVAFPSALDRVIPDVDIVEPESIDFTLNAKNVNQIMKSYGATKLLPDNIDGKTFRVDFASQVTFDYRVDNKSIEITQTKAPQITVPDGVNVDDIYNAVIEMPILPQNLQAQLKSIKDWKTTLYIPDVDAKNTEVDINGAKGYKRTSADKLHSAVIWYNKGVIYTISGNTDSEEILTIARSMR; encoded by the coding sequence ATGAAATGTCCGGGAAATGGCCTGCTTCAAGCTTATATCGACGGTGAGCTTGAAATAGGTATCCGAAAAAAAATAGAAACTCATCTTGCTGACTGCGACCAATGCCAAAGCCTGCTGGCAGTCCTCAAGGAAAACGATGATTTTGTTTTCACCAAGCTCAAAAACTACCGGCAGCACTTTGAAGAGTGCAAGGTGCCAGGCAGTGCACTACCTGGGCTAAACCACCAGACTATAAATACGGACAATAAAGGAGTGTTGAACCCTATGATTAAGTATAGGAAGTTTGTCGCCGCGGCGTGTGCAGTCGCGTTGGTCACCGTATGTGTAACTGTTCAGCCCGTAAAATCAGCCATTGCAAGCGCACTATCTATTTTCAGGGTTCAGAATGTAAAAGGAATAACGTTATCTCTTAAAGATCTGCAGCAGATCGAGAATAAGCTTTCAAGCGGCCAGGGCGAAATAAGCCTTGACAAAATGGGAAGTATAAAGAGGCAGGGCGGACAGAAAAGGACTTCTTCACCGGAAGAGGTAAAGAACCTTCCCGATATCGTCGCTTTCCCATCCGCCCTTGACCGTGTAATACCAGACGTTGATATTGTTGAACCTGAATCCATCGACTTTACGTTGAATGCGAAGAATGTAAACCAGATAATGAAGTCCTATGGAGCGACAAAGCTTCTTCCGGACAATATTGACGGCAAAACCTTCAGGGTAGATTTTGCTTCACAGGTAACCTTTGATTACCGTGTCGATAACAAGTCAATCGAGATTACCCAGACAAAGGCGCCTCAGATAACCGTTCCTGACGGTGTGAATGTTGATGATATCTATAATGCTGTTATCGAGATGCCCATACTTCCGCAAAACCTGCAAGCACAGTTAAAGTCTATAAAGGACTGGAAAACCACCCTTTACATCCCGGATGTGGATGCAAAAAATACAGAGGTTGATATAAACGGTGCCAAAGGCTACAAGCGTACTTCAGCAGATAAGCTTCACTCAGCGGTTATCTGGTATAATAAGGGTGTTATCTATACTATATCCGGAAATACAGACAGTGAAGAAATCCTAACTATTGCAAGGTCGATGAGGTAA
- a CDS encoding HD domain-containing protein: protein MKAFRDPIHNIILFDKNSEKILLKLIDTREFQRLRHIKQLGLSSFTYPGAEHSRFTHSLGVTHLMKRFLDKIISLKGDIDQKYIEDLSDNRILAETAALLHDIGHGPFSHALEKTTKIKHEKWTVEIILGSTEINSILEDYKPGFAREVADVIQRTHSSKAVVKLLSSQLDTDRIDYLLRDSKLTGAGYGSFDLEWMINCLRLGEVNDDIEVGLDLNKGFSIAEDFVMARYYMYVNVYFHKATRSAELIIDKIFERASELAKEEKTELPEDLHVILKELEKDPTNISLKDTVNNYLNLTDNTMWHYIWMWSKHSDQILSDLCARLIYRNFFKTVSVDDILGFYITAMNYYRELGIPDKYYLLRDQASSSSYKDHYILQKTKSEGKEEESEREASEQIFLFDEKGNVKELSNISGIISQIRNKNILIERVFLPDEHKTKLLGG from the coding sequence GTGAAAGCTTTTAGAGATCCAATACATAATATTATTCTTTTTGATAAGAATTCTGAGAAAATTTTACTGAAGCTAATTGATACAAGGGAATTTCAAAGGCTTAGACATATTAAGCAATTGGGATTATCTTCATTTACTTATCCAGGTGCAGAGCATTCTCGATTTACACATTCTTTGGGTGTAACTCATTTAATGAAAAGATTTTTAGATAAGATTATTTCTTTAAAAGGTGACATCGATCAAAAATATATTGAAGATTTAAGTGATAATAGAATTTTAGCAGAAACCGCTGCGTTGTTACATGACATTGGTCACGGTCCTTTTTCGCATGCCCTTGAAAAAACCACTAAAATTAAACATGAGAAATGGACTGTTGAGATAATTCTAGGTTCTACGGAGATAAATTCGATCCTTGAGGATTATAAACCCGGTTTTGCAAGGGAAGTTGCCGATGTAATTCAAAGAACTCATTCATCCAAGGCTGTAGTAAAGTTACTTTCAAGCCAATTAGATACAGATCGTATTGATTATTTACTTAGGGATTCCAAGCTTACTGGGGCAGGATACGGCAGCTTTGATCTTGAATGGATGATCAACTGTTTACGACTTGGCGAGGTTAATGATGATATTGAAGTCGGGCTGGACCTTAACAAAGGATTTAGTATTGCTGAAGATTTTGTCATGGCTCGCTACTATATGTATGTCAATGTTTACTTTCATAAAGCAACCAGAAGTGCCGAACTCATTATCGATAAAATTTTTGAAAGAGCTTCTGAATTAGCGAAAGAGGAAAAAACAGAATTACCTGAGGATTTACATGTAATATTGAAGGAGTTAGAAAAAGATCCTACTAACATTTCGCTTAAGGATACCGTTAATAATTATCTTAACTTGACTGATAACACAATGTGGCATTATATTTGGATGTGGTCTAAACATTCGGATCAAATTTTATCTGACTTGTGTGCTCGACTTATTTATAGAAACTTCTTTAAAACTGTGAGCGTAGATGATATCCTGGGTTTCTACATAACAGCAATGAATTATTATAGAGAATTAGGGATCCCTGATAAATATTATCTATTGCGAGATCAAGCATCCAGCAGTTCATATAAAGATCATTATATTCTGCAGAAAACTAAGAGCGAAGGAAAAGAAGAAGAATCCGAAAGGGAAGCTTCAGAACAGATTTTTTTATTTGATGAGAAGGGAAATGTTAAAGAGTTATCTAATATTTCAGGAATTATTAGTCAGATTAGAAATAAGAATATTTTAATTGAACGTGTCTTTTTGCCGGATGAACATAAAACGAAATTATTGGGAGGCTGA
- a CDS encoding helix-turn-helix transcriptional regulator, with translation MDRFIYKKSTDVTALSASFADFKYKKHSHREYALGVTLRGIQQYILDGSQQSSYQNGVMLFNPEQPHDGMAHDKTGIDYVMVYIEPKLFLEILEKKEIVRFSSPIVYNYRLQQKILNLSCAILGGKAEALCSELLLSLADSFTQSNLLMSYRKDNDLTRKAKDMIHSSLENVLRLDDICRELDISKFKFIRMFKAGTGISPYQYFLNCRVELAKQLIEKNKDVYSAIAECGFVDLTHLNKHFKSIYGITAFEYMSSLSQGGLVSSRDGR, from the coding sequence GTGGATAGATTTATATATAAAAAATCAACGGATGTTACTGCGTTGTCAGCAAGCTTTGCTGATTTTAAATATAAGAAGCACTCTCACAGGGAGTATGCCTTAGGTGTAACACTGCGGGGCATTCAGCAGTATATCTTAGATGGCAGTCAACAATCATCCTATCAAAATGGTGTTATGCTTTTTAATCCGGAACAGCCGCATGACGGTATGGCACACGATAAGACAGGTATTGATTATGTTATGGTATATATTGAGCCGAAACTGTTTTTAGAGATTCTTGAAAAGAAGGAGATAGTCCGCTTCTCTTCCCCGATTGTCTATAATTACAGGCTTCAGCAAAAAATATTAAACCTTTCTTGTGCAATATTAGGCGGAAAAGCTGAAGCATTGTGCAGCGAATTGCTTTTATCTCTTGCCGATAGCTTTACACAGTCCAATCTTTTGATGAGTTACAGAAAGGATAATGATCTAACCAGAAAAGCAAAGGATATGATTCATTCCAGCCTGGAAAATGTCCTAAGACTTGATGACATTTGCCGAGAACTTGATATTTCAAAATTTAAGTTTATCAGAATGTTTAAAGCCGGTACTGGAATTTCGCCATATCAATATTTTCTAAACTGCAGGGTAGAACTTGCAAAGCAGTTAATAGAAAAAAACAAAGATGTTTATTCAGCAATAGCAGAATGTGGTTTTGTTGATTTAACACATTTAAATAAGCATTTTAAAAGCATCTATGGAATAACAGCATTTGAATATATGTCCTCCCTAAGTCAGGGAGGACTAGTGTCAAGCCGGGACGGACGATAA
- a CDS encoding HelD family protein, with product MDSKQKSHQEEMEYLKKTLAFINHEIEKEECSLAEKKSDLIAARKEMYENTVHVSTDFESLIDVNLYLSQVHNQISTFNPLHLKKLNKMKNSPYFGRFDFIEQGYSEKERIYIGLHNLMDKNTGEAYVYDWRAPISSVFYRFEPGKATYDTPTGISQGDVSLKRQYLIRNSELKYYFDCSVRITDDILQEVLSRNTSAKMKHIIETIQKEQDVIIRDKDHELLIVQGVAGGGKTSIALHRIAFLLYEGLDSKLQSNDVIIISPNTVFSRYISSVLPELGEENVRQCIFDELVFDAFKGRFGEETRDMQLETLIHSRTKTGGDLRHQSIAFKGSKIFKQILDRLLWYYAHRIIVFDDIYYNGEILATRQELKTRFLNNEMGIPMAKQLKRIESKLLETFHPLQKKRLQRLEKIVENHKEHELEIKSFSRLLAIKQAKAFRERIQKFMLVDYGQLYELLFNSPGLLVKLAHGLELPENIEEIVSSTRQNLRSGQVHYEDYTPLLYLKLKIEGNDLFSEIKHVVIDEAQDYFPLQYEVFKLLYKNAAYTVLGDIHQTMEKTMDRSVYDDICEIFNKPKSAKLSLDKGYRSTYEINTFTQKLLSEGGKQNYCSIERHGEEPLVLYQETRESMDKAIIEEIAKYTEQGYESIAVICKTQAEAEKVYCRLQKSVQITQIKPQGGEVIKGAVVIPSYMAKGLEFDVVIVYDVNKENYASDFDKKLLYIACTRALHRLIIYYQGARSPLI from the coding sequence ATGGACAGCAAACAAAAAAGTCATCAAGAGGAAATGGAGTATCTTAAGAAAACGCTGGCTTTTATTAACCACGAAATAGAAAAAGAAGAGTGCAGCTTAGCAGAAAAGAAGAGTGATTTAATCGCCGCCAGAAAGGAAATGTATGAAAATACAGTTCATGTTTCAACTGACTTTGAGAGTCTTATTGATGTAAACCTGTATCTTTCCCAAGTTCATAATCAAATTTCAACCTTCAATCCGCTGCATCTTAAAAAACTCAACAAAATGAAAAACTCGCCTTACTTTGGCCGGTTTGACTTTATAGAACAGGGTTACAGTGAAAAAGAAAGAATTTACATTGGCCTTCATAATTTAATGGATAAAAACACAGGGGAAGCATACGTTTATGACTGGCGTGCGCCTATTTCCAGCGTGTTTTACCGATTTGAACCAGGCAAAGCTACGTATGACACGCCAACGGGAATTAGTCAGGGAGATGTTTCCTTGAAAAGGCAGTATCTAATCCGAAATTCTGAGCTCAAATATTATTTTGATTGCAGTGTCAGAATTACCGACGACATTCTGCAGGAAGTGTTAAGCCGCAATACTTCAGCTAAAATGAAACATATTATTGAAACTATTCAGAAGGAACAAGATGTCATTATCAGGGATAAGGATCATGAGCTCTTAATCGTCCAAGGAGTAGCGGGCGGCGGCAAAACATCCATTGCCCTGCATAGGATTGCTTTTCTCTTATATGAGGGCCTTGATTCCAAGCTGCAGTCCAATGATGTCATCATAATTTCTCCGAACACTGTTTTTAGCCGGTATATTTCTAGTGTTCTCCCTGAACTCGGAGAAGAAAACGTGAGACAATGCATTTTTGATGAGCTGGTATTTGATGCTTTTAAAGGCAGGTTTGGAGAAGAAACCCGGGATATGCAGCTGGAAACCTTGATACATTCCCGGACAAAGACGGGTGGAGATCTAAGGCATCAAAGCATTGCTTTCAAAGGCTCGAAAATATTTAAGCAAATTCTTGACCGATTACTATGGTATTATGCCCATCGAATCATTGTCTTTGACGATATATATTATAACGGAGAGATTCTTGCGACCAGGCAAGAGCTAAAGACTCGTTTTCTAAACAATGAAATGGGTATTCCCATGGCAAAACAGCTCAAAAGAATTGAATCCAAGCTCTTGGAAACGTTTCATCCCTTACAGAAAAAGAGGCTTCAGCGCCTGGAAAAGATCGTAGAAAACCATAAGGAGCATGAACTCGAAATAAAGTCCTTCAGCCGGTTATTAGCGATTAAACAAGCCAAGGCTTTTCGGGAACGGATTCAGAAATTTATGCTGGTTGATTATGGACAGTTGTATGAACTGCTTTTCAATAGCCCTGGGTTGTTGGTTAAACTAGCGCATGGCCTGGAACTGCCGGAGAATATTGAAGAAATTGTTTCTTCAACCCGACAGAATCTTCGCAGCGGGCAAGTACACTATGAGGATTATACGCCGCTTCTTTATCTTAAGTTAAAAATCGAAGGGAATGATCTGTTTTCCGAGATCAAGCATGTGGTCATTGATGAAGCCCAGGACTATTTTCCCCTGCAATATGAGGTTTTTAAGCTATTGTACAAAAATGCGGCTTATACAGTCTTGGGAGACATTCATCAGACGATGGAAAAGACAATGGATCGTTCAGTCTATGATGATATTTGTGAGATATTCAATAAGCCTAAATCGGCTAAGCTGTCTTTAGATAAAGGGTATAGGTCAACCTATGAAATAAACACCTTCACGCAGAAGCTTCTGAGTGAAGGCGGCAAACAGAATTATTGTTCTATTGAACGGCATGGCGAAGAACCCTTGGTTCTTTACCAGGAAACACGTGAGTCGATGGATAAGGCTATCATAGAGGAAATTGCAAAGTATACAGAGCAAGGGTATGAATCTATCGCTGTAATCTGCAAAACTCAAGCTGAAGCAGAAAAGGTGTATTGCCGGTTGCAAAAATCGGTGCAAATTACCCAAATTAAACCACAGGGCGGGGAAGTTATTAAAGGTGCAGTGGTCATACCATCTTATATGGCGAAAGGTTTAGAATTCGATGTTGTGATTGTTTATGATGTTAATAAGGAAAACTATGCGAGTGATTTTGATAAAAAATTACTGTACATTGCTTGTACGCGGGCGCTCCATCGGCTTATTATTTATTACCAAGGAGCTAGGAGTCCATTGATTTAA